GAATTATTTTGCACAATTATGGAGAAGACATCTGTTTTATAGGAAACTTTTTGAGTTATATTCCTGTTTTGATTTCGCTTTTCATGATGAAAATCACGCCACATATCAAATCTGAAGATAAATTTAAAATGCTTGATGATTTTCTTGAAGGTTTAGATTATGTTAAAAAAGAAACCGAAATGGCAAGAATGCTTTTAATGTTAATGTGCAGCAGTTTATTTGTGATCTCATTTAACACTTTGATGCCTGTTTTTGCAAAAGATATTTTTAGCGGAAATGCACAGACTTTCAGCTGGTTTGAAAGTGCTGCCGGAATTGGTTCAATTCTATCGGCTATCTATCTGGCAAATCTTAAAAAAGCCGACAATATGAACAAAATTATGATTGCTGCGAGCTTATTATTAGGTTTTAGCATTATCATACTTGCTTATTCAAACAGTTTAACTATAGCCCTTATTTGTATGGCTTTGAGCGGTGTAGGAATGATGGCTCAAACCTCATCAATAAATATTTTTGTTCAGACTCAAAGTTCTGTAAATATGCGTTCAAGAAGTATTAGTTACTATTTAATGGCTTATCAGGGAATGATTCCTGTGGGAAGCTTAATTATTGGATATGTTTCTCATATTATCGGAACCAGAAATACGGTTGCCATACAGGGAATAATTTGTATTCTTTCTGTGATTGTGTATGTTTATTATAAAAAACATAAATCTTCAGAAGAATTAGAGACTTGTCCGGTGACTTATAAAAATTCCAAATATTAAAGAGGAAATTCCAATTTTTTAAATTCCAAATTCCAATTCAATTATCGACAATCTTGTGATTTCGAGTCTCGTTCGAAATGACAAACTTTGCAGATGTAGTAAACCCGACAGGTTTTTAAAACCTGTCGGGTTTGTTATGTAAACTTTTTGGAATTTAAAAAATTGGAATTTTTTATTTAAAGTGAGATTTCCCCGCGCAAAGCTGTTTCAAAAACATCTTTGAATTCGTTTTGCGGAATATTATGTCCCAGCAAATACATTAGTTTTGTAATTGCAGCTTCTGTAGTAATATCTTTTCCGGAAATAACTCCCAAAGATTTCAGAGCCGTACTGGTTTCATATTGTCCCATGTTCACACTTCCGCCTGAACATTGGGTTACGTTTACGATATGCATTCCGGATTGAATTGCTTTTTCGATTAAATTTAAAAACCAATCTTCGGTTGGTGCATTTCCAGATCCGTAGGTTTCTAAAATAATTCCTTTTAAATCTTTAATAGACAGAATTGAAGCCAAAACAATTTCGCTCATTCCGGGAAACATTTTGATAATCGCAACGTGATTGTCTAAGTTCTTGTGAACTATTAATTCTACACCTTCTTTTACAGGAAGAAATAAATGCGAATTTAGTTTTAAATGCACTCCGGATTCTACCAATTCAGGATAATTTGGTGCTGTAAAAGCTCTAAAATGTTCTGCATTTACTTTTGACGTTCGGTTGCCACGGTATAATTTATATTCAAAATACAAACACACTTCATTGATAACCGGTTTCCCGTTTTCCTGAAGTGAAGCAATTTGTATCGCTGTAATTAAATTTTCTTTAGCATCGGTACGTAAATCTCCAATTGGTAACTGAGAACCTGTAAATACTACCGGTTTGGCTAAATTTTCCAGCATAAAACTCAATGCCGAAGCCGAATACGACATGGTATCTGAACCATGAAGTACCACAAATCCATCATAAGAAACGTAATTTTCTTCGATAATTTCTGCAATTTTTGTCCACTCTGCAGGATTCATGTTTGATGAATCTATAGGTTCATCAAATGAAACAGTTTCAATCTCGCAATCTAATTGTTTGATTTCAGGAATTTTTTGGAGTAATTTTCCAAAATTGAACGCTTTAAGTGCTCCTGTTTCAAAATCTTTGCTCATACCAATGGTTCCACCGGTATATATTAAAAGTATTTTAGCTTTAGATGACATCCTGATATTTCAATTTATTCACAACCGGATTGGCATACATTGCTAAAAATCCTTGTCTTGTTACTGGATTATCACTTCCGATGCGCATTTCTAAACGGCGCTCAAAAAGTGATTTTTCGCTCTCTTTGTATTTGTGAGCAAATTTATCTGTGTTGTTTAAGATATCGTAAGCAATAAAATTAGTTGGCCACAATTGGTAATTCTTTAAAACCGAATCATCAATAGCTTGTGCTAAAGCCTGAACTTGTTTGTTTACGTTATCATTTTCGGCTACGATCTGATC
The sequence above is drawn from the Flavobacterium sp. N2038 genome and encodes:
- a CDS encoding MFS transporter, whose amino-acid sequence is MFKALKSKNFKLFFYGQSVSVIGTWLQKTAVSWMVYSITGSVFLLGLATFLSMIPSLFLAPLAGSIIGRYDRHKAMILLQSLAMLQAGALALLLYLKIYNINFILALSLFQGIINSFDMTCRQTMMIDIVNDKEDLPNAVALNSTLNNFARIAGPALAGIILHNYGEDICFIGNFLSYIPVLISLFMMKITPHIKSEDKFKMLDDFLEGLDYVKKETEMARMLLMLMCSSLFVISFNTLMPVFAKDIFSGNAQTFSWFESAAGIGSILSAIYLANLKKADNMNKIMIAASLLLGFSIIILAYSNSLTIALICMALSGVGMMAQTSSINIFVQTQSSVNMRSRSISYYLMAYQGMIPVGSLIIGYVSHIIGTRNTVAIQGIICILSVIVYVYYKKHKSSEELETCPVTYKNSKY
- a CDS encoding asparaginase; the encoded protein is MSSKAKILLIYTGGTIGMSKDFETGALKAFNFGKLLQKIPEIKQLDCEIETVSFDEPIDSSNMNPAEWTKIAEIIEENYVSYDGFVVLHGSDTMSYSASALSFMLENLAKPVVFTGSQLPIGDLRTDAKENLITAIQIASLQENGKPVINEVCLYFEYKLYRGNRTSKVNAEHFRAFTAPNYPELVESGVHLKLNSHLFLPVKEGVELIVHKNLDNHVAIIKMFPGMSEIVLASILSIKDLKGIILETYGSGNAPTEDWFLNLIEKAIQSGMHIVNVTQCSGGSVNMGQYETSTALKSLGVISGKDITTEAAITKLMYLLGHNIPQNEFKDVFETALRGEISL